tcttggctccatccctccctgctcctgtcttctcctatcgtctcggatctccccctccccctcccactttcaaatctcttactagctcttccttcagttagtcctgacgaagggtctcggcccgaaatgtcgactgtacctcttcctagagatgctgcctggcctgctgcgttcgccagcaactttgatgtgcgttgcttgaaattccagcatctgtagatttctttgtgtttattaatgtatagttttcataaattctattctatatcattactttcctgtaaatgtctgtcaGAAAATAACTCTCAAGTAGTATATGTTGACACTTGTGCACTTTCGATgacaaatttattttgactttgaggTTTTTAAACATTGTTTGGTGTGTCTTTCTGTAACAACCTACTAGAGAAAGTgacaggcaggtacaataacatgTAAAAGGTATTTGGACggggacatagataggaaagcTTTAGGGGATATCGGCCCCTCAAGGCTGGCTCACGTATCAGCtgtgttgaagggcctgtttctgtaccaaTGACTCAGTAACCGTGACAGGAAAATCCCTCAAACCCACTGCATCACAACCGTAACTTCAGCTCTGAATCCTTCCCCCTAATCTACACCACTcagaagtatttatttatttagtgatgctGCATGGAGTCGGCTCTCCCTGCCCCAGCAAACCTGATTAACCCAAacctaatttacaatgaccaaataacctacccgCTGCatctttgtgggaggaaactggagcaccaggggaaacccacacattccacgggcaGGATGTACAGATTCTTTACCGAACGGTGCCGGAAGTGAACTGGAGcaccaggggaaacccacacattccacgggcaGGATGTACAGATTCTTTACCGAACGGTGCCGGAAGTGAACTGGAGcaccaggggaaacccacacattccacgggcaGGATGTACAGATTCTTTACCGAACGGTGCCGGAAGTGAACTGGAGcaccaggggaaacccacacattccacgggcaGGATGTACAGATTCTTTACCGAACGGTGCCGGAAGTGGACTCCGAAACACCCCACCTTGTAAGAGTGTCACACTAACGGctacgctaccatggtgcccaaaatattcaaagattctgCCTCACTACTCTTTGAGGAAGAgaacatagtacagtacaggcccttcagcccacaatgccatATCAAACTTTTAACCTGATTGTAAGATCAATTtaagtctttattccttctgACTTAGCTCCAATCTTCTATAATCCATGtgactatctaagagtttcttaaatgtccctaatgtatctgcctctagaaCCACCCCTAACAGggcgttccatacacccaccactctctatgtaaataaactacctctgatatcccttcTATGCTTTtttcccccaatcaccttaaaattatgtccccttttacatgtcatttccaccctgagataaagtctctggctgtcacGCGATCTACACCTCTTGTCCTCTAAGAACTCACCACTCTATGACAAAGAAGTATATTTTTTTCCCTGTCTTAAATAGTGAATCCCTCTGTTTagacagtgacccccccccaTCTCATTCTATATTGTCTCCCATGTGGAAGTATACTCTCCACCTTAACTGCTCAGCATCTTATGGTTCAACTAAATCCTCCGGAGTCATAGATCAGGTTTGCGATCATTGATTTGTTGTACAGGCCAAGACCCAAGCATTACTattaattataaaataaataaattgtgtcaAAGACtaatagagtcacacagcacagaaacaggcccttcggcccaacactTCTGTGCCGACCAAGATACCCATCTCAGCTAGACCCATTTACTTGTTTCTGGTTCATATCCCTCGAAAACTCTTTCTTATTCACAGTTACAATATGATCTGTGTGACGGCAGGCAAAACGAAGTTTCCTACTGTACctcagtacgtgtgacaataacaaTATGACAATTTTGTGCCGTGGCAGTGTAGCatttagcatgacactattactgcCCGGGGCCTCAGTGTTCGCATTTCAATTCTGGTGCCCTAAGtacaggagttggtatgttcctTCCTGTaaacagcgtgggtttcctcagggtgctctggtttcctcccacagtccaaaggcgcacCGGTTAGTaggtaattggtcattataaattgccctgCGATTAGGTTAGGGTggaaaacacgagaaaatctgtagatgctggaaatccgaagcaccacccataaaatgctggaggaactcagcaggtcaggcagcgtctatggaaaagagtaaacagtcgatgtttccggttGAGATCTGAAACGTCAGGACTAATGAGTGGTTTCCgctggaaatgtcgactgtttactaaacacaaaatactctgcagatgttggggtcaaagcaacacgcacaacacgctggaggaactcagcaagttgggcggcatccgtggaaacgaacagtcaacataAGATTAACGATGCGGCTTGTTGCGCgagaaggacctattctgcgcTGAATCTTTAAACGAACCAACTACAtcgggtcaggcggcatctaaggagggaaatggacagtcagcgtTTCAGACCAAGGCGCGTGGACTGCCCATTTCAGTCGCAAAGTCTGTTGACCCACTGAGTCGGTGCAGTTGCTcattgctgtctgacctgctaagaccctccagcattctgtgtgtgtgtgtgtgttgctgtagattccagcgtctcttgtgtctccatatcTTGAGTGCCACAAGCACCCGCAACTGACCGTGCCTGCTTATCTTACAGGTGGAATTTCACTCGCCAGGAGAAGACCTCGTATGTTCCAGGGGAGACTACAGATGGAAAGCCCCTCGCTTAGCTGGGTCTGGCACATGGCTGAGTCTCCTCGTAGCAACAGCGTGGGCTCGAATCCCTCCACCTCGTAACTCACAGGGGGACGGGCGGAGGTGCGAAGGGACGTTCGGAGGTTTACCTTGCCTCGCGTTTGGGAATGGCTCTGCAGAATCCTGCCTCTCCCTCGCTCCAAGGCGCTCCCTCAGTGGACTCGGACCCTACAAGGAGGTTGCCCAGAAAGTGAATGGACACTTAATTTACCCCCGCCCCAAGACTTTTAGGTTgctttgtgcgtgtgtgtgagagagcgtggGTTGTCTGCATCTTCAACTTTTTTTTGGCTTTGCGTGTTCTTTGAACATGACCCATGGCGAGGAACTTTCCTCTGAAATGCACCAAGATTCCGTCGTGTTGACTTACCTCGAGAGCGTACTGATGCATCGAGCGGCGGTGGCCAGCGCGGCCGGCTCTCCTGGCAAGAGCGGCCCCGAGGGGTCGGCGCATCCGGGCAGAGGGGCCGAGGGAGCGCTCGACACCGCCCCCGTCCCCGGCCGACCCCCTGCCCCTTCCCCTCCCAGGGCCGCCAGAACGGGCCCTGCGCTCAACGTGAAGAAGGCGAGGCTGCTACAGGGGGAGGCGTGGGACGGGGCAAAGAGGAGGAAGATCGGTGGTCAAGAATCCAAGAGTCAGGAGAAACCCCAGCAGCAAACCCACAGCACCCTGCTGGCTTCCCTCTTGCAGTCCTTCGGCTCCGGCTTGCAAGACCACCAGCAGCGCGGGGCGTCTCCGGGAAGCCGAGCTTCTTCGCCcgaggaggaggatgaggagcCCGGGGCTTGCGGGCGGCTGGCAGCTCTGCTGGACGGTGGGAAGAATGAGGAGCCCCGGCGAGAGAGTTCGCCCCTCCCCGGTGCCCAGCGTCTCTCTTGCTCCGCCCGGCTCAAGGCGGTAGCCAGCATGGTGGGCAAAGGCGCCAGTGCCCCCAGCTCACCCAAACCCAGCGCCGCTTGCAGCCAGCTCGCTCTGCTCCTCTCCAGCGACTGCCAGCTCCAACAGTATTCCCGTGCACGATCCCTGGCCCCCTCGGCGAGTCAGAGGCTGGCGGCCATAGCCAGCAAGAAGCTCGTTGGGGTCCCGCCGCCGGAGAGGCCGGCTGGCAAGGGTCCCGCCTCGGTCCCCCGGGACAGGGTCAGCCGCTCGCCCGCTTCCCCGGCCGCCGGTAGTAGCCTCCTGAAACACCTCCTAAACTCGCCCAAGCTTCCGGCCGCTAACGGTCACGCCTGGGCAGCAGCGGGAGAGATGGGCCCCCGTCCTGGTAGCCACCCGCCAGCTGGTGGTAGGCCATCCAGGGAGGGCGGGGAGGAGGAGCGGGGAGGTGTCGGCCGCCGCGTCGAGCCCGAAGTCCGCTCCAACTGCACTCCCATGGACTTGTCCACCAAAGGCAGGGCGTCATCCTGCGAACCCGCGTCCCTGCAGCCCGGCACCCTGGAACAGATGACCGAGTCCTTGCTCTTCAGTTGGAATCCCAAAGCCCCGGGACTCAAGGGTCCTGAACCCAAGGTGGACGAGGAGGGCGCCGAACCCAAGAGCCACCAGAAGGTCACCCTGCTGCAGTTACTGCTGGGTCACCACCAGCAGGGCAGCCGCACTCCTGAACCCGGCGGCGGGGAAGCAGCCACAGCCCGGAGCAGGCGACCCAGCCAAGTAGAGCCCTTCCCATCCCCCGCTCCCTCCTTGGCGGAGAGGAGTACCTCCCTGAAGCCCCGTGGTAGCCTCGGGGCCCGCCGGGGCCAGCCCGCCTCCCCCGCCGACTGCCCGTCGCACACCCTGCCACCGCAAGCCGACCCCCCGGCGAGACCCCGGCCCCAGCCGAGCGACGCGGCCAAAGCCCAACGCTTTCTTTCAGAACGGCCGGTGGCTAGCGAGTCACCGCGGGCCGCCCCGTTCCCCAAGCAGCTCTTCCCCCTGGAGTTGCGCCAGTCCAGCCCCTGCGCATCCACACCTGTGCTGGGGGGCGACGGCCGCCTCTCCAACTTCTCCTTCAGCGCCAGTAAGTTGCTCCACGACCTGGCGCGGACCGGGTCCCATAGATCGCCCGAGCCTATGCATTTAGAGCCCGAGCTCAAGGCCTCCCTGGAGCCCAAGATGGCCAAGGAGGGTGGAGGGCGCCCACTCGGATTCCAGCGGAGTGATCCCGGGACGGGACAGGAGCGAAGGGCAGGGCGGGCAGGCGATCTGGAGAGACGCAGCGTCCTCCAGCTGTTGCTGAGGAGCACTGAGAAGGAGCACGGACAGCCGCGGGCTCGGCGGGGCGAGCAGCCGGCAGCACCGGATAGCCTCGGTGACGCCGATGTCGTCTCCATTGTCAAAGTGAAGACCGAGCCCAACGAAGATGATGGTGGAACCCCCTTCTATAGGGCGGAGGAGAGCCCCGAGTGCCAGAGGCGAGCCACCGGGACCCCCTTGGCGTTGGAGAACCTGAAACAAGAGGTTGGGTCACCTCGGCCGCCATCTCCTTTAGTGTCCGCCAGCCACGCCAGGGGAGGGGTCCTTAGCCAGCTACTGCGGCACAGCTCGGGACCACCGCAGGGGTACCTCTCCAGCGGGCAGGCCGGCCTAGAAGCATCGGCCGCCCCCTCCAACCCTTGCCCCGGGCTGAGGCACTTACTGCCCAGTTCTCCAGCCGATCGCCGGGACCTACAGAAGATGCCGGAACGCCCGGTGGCCGTTAACGGCCACGCTTTCTACTCCAACGGGCTGTCGGCTGCGGAAGCAGGCTGCAAACCCCAGGAACGCGGGCCTGGGCACGGTGGCGCGGAGACGGAGCCCCGCAGTTACCTGAAGGATACGCAAGGATTCAATGTACTGAAGCAACTCCTGTTGTCCGAGAACGGCATCAAAGCTCTGTCCCACCACCGGACTTTGCAGAACGGTGGCTCGGCGCGGGACCCGGGCGAACCCAAGACACCAGGTGGGGCCCCCACCCAGTTTTACCGTGAGCGCGAACTCAGGAGGGGCGGGAAGGAGAGCCCAGCGCAGCCCCCCAGGTATCCCGGGACAGCCCGGCTCCCTCAGCCCCAGAGAAGAACCCATCCCGAGCCACCCTGGCTCACCAAAGCCAACCCAATACTCTATTACATGCTGCAGAGAGGCGAGGACGAGGTCCAGCCGAGAGGGAGCGAAGGAGACGCGTTCAGGAAGGAAAGGAAGAGGCATCATCCTCGTTCCGATGCCGAGAGTCAGGCCGGCCCGTGCTGGGTGAAGGAAGAGCCGGAGGAACCCCTGGCATGTTTTGGGTCCCTTCACGTCCCGCCACCGCCAAGTCCCGGGCAGATCATGGAGAAAGTGGCCGCAATCAAACGCGAGCCGGATTGAGAGAAGGGCCTCCGGCGAAAGCAAACAGATCAGACAAGCAAGAAGACAATCTTGTTATTAGGACCAGGTCTTGTGCAATATCCCGCAGGTCAGCTACCGGGAAAGCACATGctgaatatatatataatatatatagagagaaatgtatataatatatataacaGCGCCGACAGACATCTTACTGGAGGGCGTGCTCATGTTTGGGACTTGTATCTGTTGTCAGGAATGTCAAAATATTGGGATCTACGATTTTtatattataattttatatatagacAGATATATattacacacacgcacatacacacacacatacgcaacacacacacacacgcacacacacacacacacagcggaCGAAACCACTTGTCTTCCGCTCTCTTAGATCTGCATGGTGATTACAGCGGGTGGGTGTGCTGGTTAGGGAGAGTGAGACCATGTTAGCTTGGGATCCCTGCGCTGAGCTCCCTCTCGTGTAGGCGCCCtcgaaagggggaggggagaaccgCGACAGCCCCGCCTAAGTTCTCTGTCCTTTGAGACATGCTGTTTATTTCTGCTCGGGGGCcccctcctccctcacacacttctCTCTTGGCCGCGCCTCTGATCTTACTGTTAGGGTTCGCGCTCCAGTGCAGAGACATAGATAttaaaatgtgtgtgtgagagagggggggggaataGTGCgaatgtggtggagagagggtgagatCGCGGTGGTACAAACTCCCAATTCTCCACAatacagtttttaaaaatttcgtAGCTCCTTCCAACGCATCTTACCTCCAAACGCAAAACGGTGCGTAAAACCAGCTGTTTTTTTGAGGGGGTGGGGCTGGTTTCTTTTCAAGACGACCGTCGTGTTTTGTCCATGCGAGCGAACCATTACCTACTCTTTCGCCCGCCGCTGATTTTtaccatctctctgtctcttgcTCTGCGAGGAGTTGGCATCTCCCGAGAGTTACGCAGCTCGTTATGTACATTGACTGTTCAAtgagtgtgtatatatacacagtgCCCGTACGGATGTTGAATGGGGGAAGGTGCCTATTTTGTGTTGCATGTGTTTGCATTTGCAAGTGTTAAATATTGTATAGTTATATATGCATATTTTGTCCAATCTATTGTTGAAACTATTGTTGAAGAAGCCCTCTAACTCCGCAATCCGCATGAGACGAAAAGCATGTGGAAGTCCTATGCACAAAAAAAATGTGAtgtgtttattaaaaaaaaatacaagatttaaaaaaaaggagagtAAAAGAGAATTTAATGTCTTAATAATCTAATTTTAATTACTTACTTGGTCTGTACATGGTGTACCAGTGTGCTTCTCTCTGAAGACGGAGCTAGCAGGGTATATTTTGAACGTTAACTCATTTCTTTGCAACCTGTTTCTTTCCAAACTGTTTCTCCTTGCTATGCTGGAGCCCGTTTTAGTAATTGGTCcagatatttatttatatctCAATTTTAATTTGAAAGTTGAATGAAGATCTTTGGAATCAGTTCACTTCTAACCCATTACTTTGGGAGTCCCCATTGGAAATTCCTCCCTTATCTTTCACAGGATTCTGAATGGGTTCCTGGTTCCCAGTCAGACAATCAGTGTCAAAAGGTGCTGAGCCCAAATCCAGACCAAGTTGGCAGTCAACCTGTGGGATTCAATTTTTCTCTTGCTAGACCAGTAGAAGGCAGATG
This genomic stretch from Mobula birostris isolate sMobBir1 chromosome 6, sMobBir1.hap1, whole genome shotgun sequence harbors:
- the nrip1a gene encoding nuclear receptor-interacting protein 1 gives rise to the protein MTHGEELSSEMHQDSVVLTYLESVLMHRAAVASAAGSPGKSGPEGSAHPGRGAEGALDTAPVPGRPPAPSPPRAARTGPALNVKKARLLQGEAWDGAKRRKIGGQESKSQEKPQQQTHSTLLASLLQSFGSGLQDHQQRGASPGSRASSPEEEDEEPGACGRLAALLDGGKNEEPRRESSPLPGAQRLSCSARLKAVASMVGKGASAPSSPKPSAACSQLALLLSSDCQLQQYSRARSLAPSASQRLAAIASKKLVGVPPPERPAGKGPASVPRDRVSRSPASPAAGSSLLKHLLNSPKLPAANGHAWAAAGEMGPRPGSHPPAGGRPSREGGEEERGGVGRRVEPEVRSNCTPMDLSTKGRASSCEPASLQPGTLEQMTESLLFSWNPKAPGLKGPEPKVDEEGAEPKSHQKVTLLQLLLGHHQQGSRTPEPGGGEAATARSRRPSQVEPFPSPAPSLAERSTSLKPRGSLGARRGQPASPADCPSHTLPPQADPPARPRPQPSDAAKAQRFLSERPVASESPRAAPFPKQLFPLELRQSSPCASTPVLGGDGRLSNFSFSASKLLHDLARTGSHRSPEPMHLEPELKASLEPKMAKEGGGRPLGFQRSDPGTGQERRAGRAGDLERRSVLQLLLRSTEKEHGQPRARRGEQPAAPDSLGDADVVSIVKVKTEPNEDDGGTPFYRAEESPECQRRATGTPLALENLKQEVGSPRPPSPLVSASHARGGVLSQLLRHSSGPPQGYLSSGQAGLEASAAPSNPCPGLRHLLPSSPADRRDLQKMPERPVAVNGHAFYSNGLSAAEAGCKPQERGPGHGGAETEPRSYLKDTQGFNVLKQLLLSENGIKALSHHRTLQNGGSARDPGEPKTPGGAPTQFYRERELRRGGKESPAQPPRYPGTARLPQPQRRTHPEPPWLTKANPILYYMLQRGEDEVQPRGSEGDAFRKERKRHHPRSDAESQAGPCWVKEEPEEPLACFGSLHVPPPPSPGQIMEKVAAIKREPD